A stretch of Rhinoderma darwinii isolate aRhiDar2 chromosome 4, aRhiDar2.hap1, whole genome shotgun sequence DNA encodes these proteins:
- the LOC142760920 gene encoding uncharacterized protein LOC142760920: MPTVSNVTATTAPTSNIISATTTNVVDTTQLAKVTASTSIKSANTNDGSAITTSVNPTGTTQLALLSSVTSTSVIVSNTENLNFSTTIRAPTIMSTSGVLSNTTSNISLVNNATSTLRTTLVPTISSIMTTSSTTAISNLSTTIQTYSSTNLTTTALTSAPGFSSGDNPIKAITSIGANIPPLSTNGIASSFVNSITTSSSNDTTTSRLNGVSTSGAASNASTSVPPAINATTTLKIAMQTTASAATTSGIYTSTATVTLQSTNGTGLPTNASSPTSAYNISNFITSTRTTEWPVLSSNISTASITSNVVRTTSIISEMTSNRLGTTAVGTSASGMFPNSTANSPSANNTSAVPMLSTLTAAAASSNITVLKTNTTSITTTIQSNSFTTKSYSDTSPTTVSNLTTTDFNVTSSIRTTGFLTVTVGSTSGLVSNSSSVTTTIGNTSNTLIPNVTGSNATPFTMLSSPTSIPGIMSTLMSISPITPSATVKPTGVSALPTTSTLYAYNPANIMQTSVSTSTSEKTPETYSNPMTIAVNVTSGISVTRPSTSNSNAITNNTSESTRLQTTSSTSTITSNNILTSNASVRTIGQPSVSTILTTSGGGSNANSLQTSLVFNGTNSSNLSVIPTTGIKTSPSPSITSNVLVFNATMSLRPSGGLPADITTAVTTPNISNPKINESIQTTRSSVFSSSLSTADIIYNSVKSLPTLSMESTNSATVLPIQSIISAGIVSNASNSPSTTSMVNMTTSPRLSDVASVNIRTSTITTQSSISGLLTTLGSKDYISTNFTNRTTGVTVPSAAISTAELMFSTNNRIQSSANTSAVTLLSQGVSSSTAVLTVQRIAADPLMPLNKSSDPLQVTSAISLSGMTTSRPTNVSMNPMDNGTHTSYPLPLSQSIQVSSSMTNTKGPATSSVWDSANTFLQNSLSTGASASYTTTGNMSATSTITVHPTIGNSAKRKNLISMLWSLIFPALANIKSSYQAASKLNDTTETAVFGQLKMKNKTGMTDLGNDIEIVHVSYWKIKAGGEGIESQSIGQLHEDDTQDTDVMEILKALKDNNFS; encoded by the exons ATGCCAACAGTTAGCAATGTAACAGCAACGACTGCACCAACGTCTAATATAATCAGTGCTACCACAACCAATGTTGTCGACACAACGCAACTAGCTAAGGTGACAGCATCAACAAGCATAAAATCAGCAAATACTAATGATGGCAGTGCCATAACGACATCTGTTAACCCTACTGGAACAACTCAATTGGCACTGTTGAGCAGCGTTACATCCACATCGGTCATAGTTTCAAATACTGAAAACCTCAATTTCTCCACCACCATCAGAGCACCAACCATTATGTCAACATCTGGTGTGCTTTCTAATACAACCAGCAATATTTCATTAGTAAATAATGCTACCAGCACCTTAAGAACAACTTTAGTTCCAACAATTTCTTCCATAATGACAACCTCTTCTACTACTGCAATCTCCAATTTGTctaccacaatacaaacatacaGCTCAACAAACCTAACCACCACCGCATTAACATCTGCTCCTGGTTTTAGCAGTGGTGATAACCCTATAAAAGCTATTACCAGCATTGGAGCAAATATACCGCCGTTATCTACAAATGGCATTGCCTCAAGCTTTGTAAATAGTATTACAACTTCGTCCAGTAACGATACAACCACCAGCAGACTAAATGGTGTTTCAACTTCAGGTGCAGCGTCTAACGCCAGTACCAGTGTCCCACCGGCCATTAATGCCACCACTACATTGAAAATAGCCATGCAGACCACGGCCAGTGCTGCAACAACTTCCGGTATTTACACATCCACTGCCACTGTCACGTTACAATCAACTAATGGGACAGGATTGCCGACCAATGCGTCATCACCTACTTCTGCGTATAATATAAGTAATTTTATAACTTCAACTAGGACAACTGAATGGCCAGTACTGAGCAGCAACATATCAACAGCCAGCATAACGTCAAACGTTGTACGAACAACATCCATTATCAGTGAAATGACCAGCAATAGACTGGGTACTACAGCAGTGGGTACCTCGGCTTCTGGTATGTTTCCGAACTCCACCGCCAATTCTCCATCAGCGAATAATACAAGCGCTGTGCCAATGCTCTCGACTTTGACAGCTGCTGCTGCCTCCTCCAATATTACGGTGTTAAAAACAAATACAACCAGTATAACAACCACAATACAATCAAATTCATTCACTACTAAATCATATTCTGATACCAGTCCTACTACTGTAAGTAACCTCACAACAACGGATTTCAACGTAACTTCATCCATTAGAACAACTGGATTTTTAACAGTGACTGTTGGGTCAACATCTGGCCTGGTTTCTAATAGTAGTAGTGTTACAACAACAATTGGAAATACATCAAACACTCTCATTCCGAATGTAACCGGAAGCAATGCGACTCCATTTACAATGCTCTCGAGTCCTACATCAATTCCTGGAATAATGTCCACTCTTATGAGTATTAGTCCTATTACCCCTTCGGCAACCGTGAAACCTACTGGAGTATCGGCACTACCAACCACCTCAACCTTATATGCATATAACCCAGCCAACATCATGCAAACTTCAGTCAGCACTTCGACATCTGAGAAAACACCGGAAACTTACAGTAATCCAATGACAATAGCTGTGAATGTAACATCTGGCATTAGCGTAACTAGACCATCAACATCCAACAGCAATGCTATAACAAataacaccagcgagtccacaagactTCAAACAACATCCAGCACGAGTACTATAACCAGTAATAATATCTTAACATCTAATGCCTCTGTTCGAACAATAGGACAGCCTTCTGTGAGCACAATATTAACAACATCAGGTGGGGGTTCTAATGCTAACAGCCTCCAGACAAGCCTGGTGTTCAATGGTACTAATAGTAGTAATTTATCTGTAATACCAACAACAGGCATCAAGACATCACCCAGTCCTAGTATAACTTCCAATGTGCTTGTGTTTAATGCAACAATGTCTCTTAGACCAAGTGGAGGACTACCGGCTGACATTACAACAGCTGTGACAACACCTAATATTAGCAATCCTAAAATAAATGAGTCTATTCAAACAACTAGATCCTCTGTATTCAGTAGTAGTCTGTCAACAGCAGATATAATATATAACTCTGTAAAAAGCCTGCCAACATTATCTATGGAATCAACCAATTCAGCAACCGTCTTGCCAATACAGTCCATTATCTCAGCTGGCATTGTCTCTAATGCTTCTAACAGTCCTTCTACAACATCTATGGTTAACATGACTACATCTCCGAGGCTAAGTGATGTAGCATCTGTCAACATCAGAACCAGCACAATTACAACACAATCCAGTATAAGCGGTCTTCTCACAACATTAGGAAGTAAAGATTACATTTCAACTAACTTTACCAACCGAACAACAGGAGTGACAGTACCAAGCGCTGCTATATCAACTGCTGAACTGATGTTCAGTACAAACAATAGGATCCAATCTTCTGCCAATACAAGTGCAGTCACTTTACTGTCCCAAGGTGTATCATCTTCTACAGCAG TACTAACAGTGCAACGGATTGCCGCTGACCCGCTGATGCCACTGAATAAGTCATCTGATCCACTACAAGTGACATCTGCAATTAGTCTGTCAGGAATGACTACCAGTAGGCCGACCAACGTGTCCATGAATCCTATGGATAATGGCACACACACTTCATATCCACTACCGTTATCCCAAAGCATCCAAG TATCTTCAAGCATGACCAATACAAAGGGACCGGCTACTTCATCTGTGTGGGATAGTGCCAACACCTTCCTCCAAAATTCTCTATCAACTGGAGCATCAg CTTCATATACAACCACTGGAAACATGTCGGCAACTTCAACCATTACAGTACATCCTACAATCGGCAACAGCGCTAAAAGGAAGAACTTGATTTCCATGCTGTGGTCACTGATATTTCCTGCACTCGCGAATATAAAAAGTTCCTATCAGGCAGCCTCAAAACTGAACGATACTACAGAAACAGCAGTATTTGGACaattgaaaatgaaaaacaaaacagGAATGACAG ACTTGGGAAATGATATTGAAATAGTCCATGTGAGTTATTGGAAAATAAAGGCTGGAGGAGAAGGCATTGAATCACAGTCA